GGTCTCGCCTTCGGTTCTATTTGAACGCATTTCGAGGATTATGGCTGTCCGCAAACCATTCTACGAACAAGCACACATTCACGTTAGTCTAACCCGCCAAACCGTTGGCGAATCCGTAGATGCTGTCGCCAAAGCCATTTATCAATACCTTAAAGACCTCAAAAATAAGAGGGCCTAAAACGTTAAATTTATTCAACAAACATAAACAAAATGAAAGCCTTTACCAAGTCCACCTTCACTTTAGGATGGCTATTAACCGAGTTGATTTTTGCCTCAGCCCTTTCTGCCCAACCTATTAATGTGGCTTGGGTAAAGGCCCAATATCAAAAATACGAATACCAAATTCCAATGCGGGATGGCGTAAAGTTATTTACCATTGTTTATGTCCCAAAAGATGCTTCGGAAAACCAGTTGTATCCGGTTGTTTTAAACCGCACATGCTATTCTATTGCGCCCTATGGCCCAAACAATTATGCGACAAAGCCCGGCCCATCGGATACGATGACGCGGGAGAAATACATTTTTGTTAACCAAGATGTACGGGGACGCTATAAGTCGGAAGGCATTTGGGAAAATGTACGCCCTTTTAATCCCCATAAAAAAGGCTCCGAAACCGACGAAGCCTCCGATACCTTCGACACCATAGACTGGGTCATCAAGAATGTACCCCACAACAATGGAAAAGTAGGACAATGGGGCATTTCCTATCCGGGGTTTTATACCACAATGGGCGCATTATCAGGCCATCCGGCCTTAGTAGCCGCAAGCCCGCAAGCACCCGTGACAGATTTTTACTTCGAGGACTTTCATCACAATGGGGCTTTAACGCAAGGTTATTTTTATACCTATCCGCTTTTTGGCATCCAAACCGGTGGCCCTACCGAGAAGCATTGGTGGCTTTCTTCGATGGTGCAAGAAGGTGTTCCAGATGATTATGCGTTTCAGTTGTCCCTTGGCCCGCTTAAGAACACCACCGAACGATATTACAAAAACAACGAATTTTGGAACCAAATCATCACCCACCCAGATTATGATGCATTTTGGCAAGCAAGAGGCGTTAAACAACACCTCAAGAACATCAAACCAGCCCTGATGACCGTCGGCGGATGGTTCGATGCAGAAGATTTATATGGCCCGCTTACCGTTTATAAAACCATAGAAAAAAACAATCCGAATACATATAATAC
This genomic stretch from Rhodothermia bacterium harbors:
- a CDS encoding CocE/NonD family hydrolase, with amino-acid sequence MKAFTKSTFTLGWLLTELIFASALSAQPINVAWVKAQYQKYEYQIPMRDGVKLFTIVYVPKDASENQLYPVVLNRTCYSIAPYGPNNYATKPGPSDTMTREKYIFVNQDVRGRYKSEGIWENVRPFNPHKKGSETDEASDTFDTIDWVIKNVPHNNGKVGQWGISYPGFYTTMGALSGHPALVAASPQAPVTDFYFEDFHHNGALTQGYFYTYPLFGIQTGGPTEKHWWLSSMVQEGVPDDYAFQLSLGPLKNTTERYYKNNEFWNQIITHPDYDAFWQARGVKQHLKNIKPALMTVGGWFDAEDLYGPLTVYKTIEKNNPNTYNTLVMGPFAHGQWNWDTQKHTLHGDHYFGDSLAVFYQKNMEAPFFKHFLKGTGDGKTGLPDAYLFDTGRHSWEKFDQWPQPSAKKVRFFLDETGKLTEKKTAKKTASSFISDPQKPVPSRCLVPTIEGLTMMQYMSDDQRCFSTRSDVLTFKSEILEEDVTLGGEILAHLNIATTGTDADFVVKLIDVFPPKAKNHAHMPNKNIHLAGYQMMVRSEIMRGRYRKGFDKPQPIPSNTETLIQFPLQDVLHTFKKGHRIMIQVQSTMFPLFDRNPQKYVPNIYFADEKDFIRSTHKVFNNSYIEVQVLSQKP